From one Zhongshania sp. R06B22 genomic stretch:
- the glmS gene encoding glutamine--fructose-6-phosphate transaminase (isomerizing): MCGIVGAVAQREVSGILLEGLRRLEYRGYDSAGMAIIDPSGDIQNRKRVGKVQILSEELLASPLQGRVGIAHTRWATHGQPSEINAHPHLSGDIALVHNGIIENHAELRLRLEKLGYVFLSQTDTETIVHLIHHYYKDQKNMMAALKLTIADLHGAYGLALINSAEPERILCARKGSPLVIGIGIGENFIASDQLALRQVTDRFVYLEEGDIAEITPDEYTIYNSEFEQVSREITQIDTAADSADKGNYRHFMLKEIYEQPSVIRRSLAGRLGSKKILMEAMGSRAAPILEKISSVQIVACGTSYHAGMVAKYWIEGLAGVPCRVEVASEFRYRKFKVQDNTLFVTISQSGETADTLAALKLAKTLGYSASLAVCNVAQSSLVRESDLYLMTEAGPEIGVASTKAFTTQLVALLFLTVALGRHHDISEAQEEEIVSALNSLPDLLTETLALNLDIKEMANAFADKHHALFLGRGAQWPVAMEGALKLKEISYIHAESYPAGELKHGPLALVDADMPVVAVAPNDLLLEKLKSNIEEVQARGGQLFVFSDKAAGFKAAKGMNIIELPHSSDVIAPIIYTVPLQLLSYHVAILKGTDVDQPRNLAKSVTVE, from the coding sequence ATGTGTGGCATTGTGGGTGCGGTAGCACAGCGCGAAGTTTCCGGCATATTATTGGAAGGTTTGCGCCGCCTAGAATATCGTGGCTACGATTCTGCCGGTATGGCAATTATCGATCCATCAGGTGACATACAAAATCGTAAACGGGTCGGTAAAGTTCAAATACTGTCCGAGGAACTCCTTGCTAGCCCGTTGCAGGGACGGGTCGGTATTGCCCATACGCGATGGGCCACCCACGGCCAGCCCTCGGAGATAAATGCGCATCCCCATCTATCTGGTGATATCGCCCTTGTTCATAACGGTATTATAGAAAACCACGCAGAGCTACGCCTTCGTTTAGAGAAGTTGGGCTACGTATTTCTTTCTCAAACTGACACCGAAACTATCGTTCACCTAATCCATCATTATTACAAAGATCAGAAAAATATGATGGCCGCGCTTAAACTAACCATTGCTGATTTACATGGCGCTTATGGATTGGCGCTCATTAATAGCGCAGAGCCGGAAAGAATATTATGCGCTCGCAAAGGTAGCCCCCTAGTAATTGGAATTGGTATTGGTGAAAATTTTATCGCATCAGATCAATTGGCCCTAAGACAAGTTACCGATCGTTTTGTATATTTAGAAGAAGGTGATATCGCAGAAATCACACCTGACGAATATACTATTTATAACTCGGAATTTGAGCAGGTCTCTCGAGAAATAACTCAAATAGATACCGCTGCCGACTCAGCTGATAAAGGCAATTATCGGCATTTTATGTTGAAAGAAATTTACGAGCAGCCATCGGTAATCCGCCGGTCTTTGGCGGGAAGATTAGGTAGTAAAAAGATTCTAATGGAGGCAATGGGTTCGCGCGCTGCGCCGATTCTTGAAAAAATTTCCTCTGTCCAAATAGTGGCCTGTGGCACTAGCTATCACGCCGGAATGGTCGCCAAATACTGGATAGAAGGACTGGCAGGTGTTCCTTGCCGAGTAGAAGTTGCCAGTGAATTCCGCTATAGGAAATTTAAAGTTCAAGATAATACTCTCTTTGTGACTATCTCCCAGTCTGGTGAAACCGCAGATACCCTTGCCGCATTAAAGCTGGCAAAAACCCTGGGTTATTCTGCATCACTCGCGGTCTGCAATGTCGCTCAAAGTTCACTAGTACGAGAGTCCGACTTATATCTAATGACTGAAGCGGGGCCGGAAATTGGCGTTGCATCCACTAAGGCGTTTACTACCCAGTTAGTTGCGCTATTATTTTTAACTGTGGCATTGGGTCGGCACCACGATATTAGCGAAGCTCAAGAAGAAGAGATTGTTAGCGCCTTAAATTCGCTTCCTGATTTATTGACTGAAACCTTGGCATTAAATTTAGATATAAAAGAAATGGCGAATGCCTTTGCCGATAAACATCACGCCTTATTTCTTGGTCGTGGCGCCCAGTGGCCAGTTGCAATGGAGGGCGCCTTAAAACTAAAAGAAATATCATATATTCACGCTGAGAGTTACCCGGCGGGCGAGCTTAAGCATGGGCCTTTGGCACTGGTAGATGCGGATATGCCTGTTGTTGCCGTTGCGCCGAATGACCTGTTATTAGAGAAATTAAAATCAAATATCGAAGAAGTGCAGGCGCGTGGCGGGCAGCTATTTGTCTTCAGCGACAAAGCCGCCGGATTTAAAGCGGCTAAGGGCATGAATATTATCGAGCTACCGCACTCTAGTGATGTTATCGCTCCGATTATATATACCGTACCGCTCCAGCTACTGTCGTATCACGTTGCCATACTTAAAGGCACTGATGTTGATCAGCCGAGAAATTTAGCTAAATCAGTTACTGTAGAGTAG
- a CDS encoding isochorismatase family protein, producing MNFNIDDTAFILIDHQVGTNTWAATTPLELLQRNVLILAKFAKGTDIPVVLTSSQEDNVDVQGPLMPELQNAVPDAFEKRIKRHGVVNAWDDPAFAAACRATGKKNFVMAGVTTDVCMVAPAISAVKEGFIVKVVCDACGSTNQIAEEMSWRRMEAGGVHLTSTNAIVAELVGNWASPAGAVAFPLLT from the coding sequence ATGAATTTCAACATCGACGACACCGCTTTCATTTTAATCGACCATCAAGTTGGCACCAACACTTGGGCCGCAACAACGCCCCTGGAACTGCTTCAACGCAATGTTCTTATTCTTGCAAAATTTGCTAAAGGAACAGACATTCCTGTCGTCCTAACCTCAAGCCAAGAAGATAACGTTGATGTACAGGGACCACTTATGCCTGAACTGCAAAATGCGGTTCCTGATGCATTTGAAAAACGAATCAAACGTCATGGTGTTGTCAATGCTTGGGATGACCCTGCATTTGCTGCGGCGTGTCGCGCTACAGGAAAAAAGAATTTTGTAATGGCTGGTGTTACAACAGATGTTTGTATGGTCGCCCCTGCGATTAGTGCTGTTAAAGAAGGCTTTATCGTCAAAGTAGTATGTGATGCATGTGGTTCAACCAATCAGATTGCTGAAGAAATGTCTTGGCGTCGAATGGAAGCAGGTGGCGTTCATTTAACTAGCACGAATGCCATTGTTGCGGAATTAGTTGGAAACTGGGCTTCACCTGCTGGAGCTGTTGCATTTCCATTATTAACGTAA